From Anopheles arabiensis isolate DONGOLA chromosome 3, AaraD3, whole genome shotgun sequence, a single genomic window includes:
- the LOC120900587 gene encoding myosin heavy chain, muscle isoform X18: MPKPPVQVGEDPDPTEFLFVSLEQKRIDQSKPYDSKKACWVPEEKEGYVLGEIKATKGELVTVALPGGETKDFKKDLVSQVNPPKYEKCEDMSNLTYLNDASVLHNLRQRYYAKLIYTYSGLFCVVINPYKRYPLYTNRCAKMYRGKRRNEVPPHLFAVSDGAYVNMLTNHENQSMLITGESGAGKTENTKKVIAYFATIGASGKKDENAEKKGSLEDQVVQTNPVLEAFGNAKTVRNDNSSRFGKFIRIHFTGSGKLAGADIETYLLEKARVISQQTLERSYHIFYQIMSGSVKGLKEKCLLSNNIHDYHIVAQGKTTIPSVDDGEEMQITDEAFNVLGFTQEEKDNIYRITSAVMHMGRMQFKQKGREEQAEADGTEDGDRVAKLLGVGTDDLYKNLLKPRIKVGNEFVTKGQNKDQVTNSVGALCKGIFDRLFKWLVKKCNETLDTKQKRAQFIGVLDIAGFEIFDFNGFEQLCINFTNEKLQQFFNHHMFVLEQEEYKKEGINWAFIDFGMDLLACVELIEKPMGILSILEEESMFPKATDQTFAEKLMTNHLGKSAPFMKPRPPKPGIPAGHFAIGHYAGVVSYNITGWLEKNKDPLNDTVVDQFKKGSNALMVEIFADHPGQSADPAAAKGGRGKKGAGFATVSSSYKEQLNNLMTTLKSTQPHFVRCIIPNEMKTAGVVDAHLVMHQLTCNGVLEGIRICRKGFPNRMMYPDFKLRYLILAPAAMQAETEGKKAAEKCFEAIGLDPDSYRIGHTKVFFRAGVLGQMEEFRDERLSKIMSWMQAWCRGYLSRKEFKKMQEQRVSLEIVQRNLRKYLKLRTWAWWKLWQKVKPLLNVSRVEDQIAKLEEKATKAQEAYEKEEKLRKELEALNSKLLAEKTALLDSLSGEKGALQEYQEKAAKLTAQKNDLENQLRDTQERLAQEEDARNQLFQTKKKLEQEIGSQKKDAEDLELQIQKIEQDKASKDHQIRNLNDEIAHQDELINKLNKEKKMQGEVNQKTAEELQAAEDKVNHLNKVKAKLEQTLDELEDSLEREKKLRGDVEKAKRKVEGDLKLTQEAVADLERNKKELEQTVLRKDKEISALSAKLEDEQSLVGKLQKQIKELQARIEELEEEVEAERQARAKAEKQRADLARELEELGERLEEAGGATSAQIELNKKREAELAKLRRDLEEANIQHEGTLANLRKKHNDAVAEMAEQVDQLNKLKTKAEKERTQYFAELNDARIGCDQLSNEKAAQEKIAKQLQHTLNEVQSKLDETNRTLNDFDASKKKLSIENSDLLRQLEDAESQVSQLSKIKISLTQQLEDTKRLADEEARERATLLGKFRNLEHDLDNLREQVEEEAEGKGDIQRQLSKANAEAQLWRSKYESEGVARAEELEEAKRKLQARLAEAEETIESLNQKCIALEKTKQRLATEVEDLQLEVDRASSIANAAEKKQKAFDKIIGEWKLKVDDLAAELDASQKECRNYSTELFRLKGAYEEGQEQLEAVRRENKNLADEVKDLLDQIGEGGRNIHEIEKSRKRLEAEKDELQAALEEAEAALEQEENKVLRAQLELSQVRQEIDRRIQEKEEEFENTRKNHQRALDSMQASLEAEAKGKAEALRMKKKLEADINELEIALDHANKANAEAQKNIKRYQQQLKDVQSALEEEQRARDDAREQLGISERRANALQNELEESRTLLEQADRGRRQAEQELSDAHEQLNEVSAQNASIAAAKRKLESELQTLHSDLDELLNEAKNSEEKAKKAMVDAARLADELRAEQDHAQTQEKLRKALEQQIKELQVRLDEAESNALKGGKKAIQKLEQRVRELESELDSEQRRHADAQKNLRKSERRIKELTFQSEEDRKNHERMQDLVDKLQQKIKTYKRQIEEAEEIAALNLAKFRKAQQELEEAEERADIAEQAATKFRTKGGRAGSVQRGASPAPQRQPSAMPALAGLNLPTFDDHGF, translated from the exons ATGCCGAAGCCACCAGTTCAGGTCGGAGAGGATCCCGATCCAACTGAGTTCCTTTTCGTCTCGCTCGAGCAGAAGCGTATCGATCAGAGCAAGCCGTACGATTCCAAGAAGGCTTGCTGGGTTCCGGAAGAGAAGGAGGGCTATGTGTTGGGTGAAATCAAGGCCACCAAGGGTGAGCTGGTCACCGTTGCCCTGCCCGGTGGTGAG ACCAAGGACTTCAAGAAGGACTTGGTGTCCCAGGTCAACCCACCGAAATACGAGAAATGCGAGGATATGTCCAACTTGACATATCTTAACGATGCCTCTGTACTCCATAACTTGAGACAGAGATACTACGCTAAGCTTATCTAC ACCTACTCGGGCTTGTTCTGCGTTGTCATCAACCCGTACAAGCGTTACCCGCTGTATACCAACCGTTGCGCCAAGATGTACCGTGGCAAGCGCCGTAATGAAGTGCCGCCGCATCTGTTCGCCGTCTCTGACGGTGCCTACGTCAACATGTTGACGAACCACGAGAACCAGTCTATGCTGATTACCGGTGAATCTGGTGCCGGAAAGACTGAGAACACCAAGAAGGTCATTGCGTACTTCGCCACCATTGGCGCTTCGGGCAAGAAGGACGAAAACGCCGAGAAGAAGGGCTCGCTGGAAGATCAGGTCGTCCAGACTAACCCCGTACTTGAGGCCTTCGGTAACGCCAAGACCGTCCGTAACGATAACTCGTCTCGTTTC GGTAAGTTCATCCGTATCCACTTCACTGGAAGCGGTAAGCTGGCTGGTGCCGATATTGAGACATACCTGCTGGAGAAGGCCCGTGTCATCTCGCAGCAGACTCTGGAGCGCTCGTACCACATCTTCTACCAGATTATGTCTGGATCCGTCAAGGGATTGAAAG AAAAATGTTTACTCTCCAATAACATCCATGACTACCATATCGTGGCCCAGGGCAAAACGACAATCCCGAGCGTAGACGATGGAGAAGAAATGCAGATCACCGAT GAAGCCTTCAACGTTCTGGGTTTCACTCAGGAGGAGAAGGACAACATCTACCGTATCACCTCCGCTGTCATGCACATGGGTCGTATGCAGTTCAAGCAGAAGGGTCGCGAAGAGCAGGCTGAGGCTGACGGTACCGAGGATGGTGACCGTGTTGCTAAGCTGCTCGGTGTCGGCACTGACGATCTGTACAAGAATCTGCTGAAGCCACGTATTAAGGTCGGTAACGAGTTCGTCACCAAGGGTCAGAACAAGGACCAGGTCACCAACTCGGTCGGTGCCCTTTGCAAGGGTATCTTCGATCGTCTCTTCAAGTGGCTGGTCAAGAAGTGTAACGAGACTCTGGACACCAAGCAGAAGCGCGCTCAGTTCATTGGTGTGCTGGATATTGCAGGTTTCGAAATCTTCGAC TTCAACGGTTTCGAGCAGCTCTGTATTAACTTCACCAATGAGAAGCTGCAGCAGTTCTTCAACCACCACATGTTTGTACTGGAGCAGGAAGAATACAAGAAAGAGGGTATCAACTGGGCCTTCATCGATTTCGGTATGGACTTGCTGGCCTGTGTCGAGCTGATCGAAAAG CCCATGGGTATCCTGTCGATTCTTGAGGAAGAGTCTATGTTCCCGAAGGCCACTGATCAGACCTTCGCTGAGAAGCTGATGACGAACCATCTCGGCAAGTCGGCTCCGTTCATGAAGCCGCGCCCACCGAAGCCAGGCATCCCGGCCGGTCACTTCGCCATTGGTCACTACGCTGGTGTTGTGTCGTACAACATCACTGGATGGCTTGAGAAGAACAAGGATCCGCTGAACGACACTGTCGTCGACCAGTTCAAGAAGGGTAGCAACGCCCTGATGGTTGAGATCTTCGCTGATCACCCAGGCCAGTCGGCTGATCCGGCCGCCGCCAAGGGAGGTCGTGGCAAGAAGGGTGCTGGTTTCGCCACTGTCTCGTCCTCGTACAAGGAACAGCTGAACAACCTGATGACGACGCTGAAGTCTACTCAGCCTCACTTCGTCCGTTGTATCATTCCCAACGAAATGAAGACGGCCGGTGTCGTTGATGCTCACTTGGTCATGCACCAGCTGACTTGTAACGGTGTACTTGAAGGTATCCGTATTTGCCGTAAGGGCTTCCCTAACCGCATGATGTACCCTGACTTCAAGCTACG TTATCTGATCTTGGCCCCAGCAGCCATGCAGGCTGAGACTGAGGGCAAGAAGGCTGCCGAGAAGTGCTTCGAAGCTATCGGTCTGGACCCCGACTCCTACcgtattggtcacaccaag GTGTTCTTCCGTGCCGGTGTCCTGGGTCAGATGGAGGAGTTCCGTGATGAGCGTCTCAGCAAGATCATGTCCTGGATGCAGGCTTGGTGCCGCGGTTACCTGTCGCGTAAGGAGTTCAAGAAGATGCAGGAGCAGCGCGTCTCCCTGGAGATCGTCCAGCGCAATCTGCGCAAGTACCTGAAGCTGCGTACCTGGGCCTGGTGGAAGCTGTGGCAGAAGGTCAAGCCTCTGCTTAACGTCTCCCGTGTTGAGGACCAGATTGCT AAACTAGAAGAGAAGGCCACCAAGGCTCAGGAGGCCTATGAGAAGGAAGAGAAGCTGCGCAAGGAGCTGGAGGCCCTCAACAGCAAGCTGCTGGCTGAGAAGACCGCTCTCTTGGACTCGCTGTCCGGTGAGAAGGGTGCTCTCCAGGAATACCAGGAGAAGGCCGCCAAGCTGACCGCCCAGAAGAACGACCTGGAGAACCAGCTGCGC GACACCCAGGAGCGCCTGGCCCAGGAAGAGGATGCCCGCAACCAGCTCTTCCAGACCAAGAAGAAGTTGGAGCAGGAAATCGGCAGCCAGAAGAAGGATGCTGAGGACCTGGAACTGCAGATCCAGAAGATTGAGCAGGACAAGGCCTCGAAGGATCACCAGATCCGCAACTTGAATGATGAGATCGCCCACCAGGATGAGCTCATCAACAAGCTGAACAAGGAGAAGAAGATGCAGGGTGAGGTCAACCAGAAGACCGCCGAAGAGCTGCAGGCCGCCGAAGACAAGGTGAACCACCTGAACAAGGTAAAGGCCAAGCTGGAGCAGACTCTGGATGAGCTGGAGGACTCGCTTGAGCGCGAGAAGAAGCTGCGCGGTGACGTCGAGAAGGCTAAGCGCAAGGTTGAGGGTGACCTCAAGCTGACCCAGGAGGCTGTTGCCGATCTGGAGCGCAACAAGAAGGAGCTGGAGCAGACCGTCCTGCGCAAGGATAAGGAGATCTCCGCCCTGTCTGCCAAGCTGGAAGACGAGCAGTCGCTGGTTGGCAAGCTGCAGAAGCAGATCAAGGAACTGCAGGCTCGCATTGAGGAGCTCGAGGAGGAAGTCGAGGCCGAGCGTCAGGCCCGCGCCAAGGCTGAGAAGCAGCGTGCTGATCTGGCCCGCGAGCTCGAGGAGCTGGGCGAGCGTCTGGAGGAGGCTGGCGGTGCCACCTCGGCCCAGATTGAGCTGAACAAGAAGCGTGAGGCTGAGCTGGCTAAGCTGCGCCGCGATCTGGAGGAAGCCAACATCCAGCATGAGGGCACTCTGGCTAACCTGCGCAAGAAGCACAACGATGCCGTCGCTGAGATGGCCGAGCAGGTCGATCAGCTGAACAAACTGAAGACCAA AGCTGAGAAAGAGCGTACTCAATACTTTGCTGAGTTGAACGATGCCCGCATCGGTTGCGATCAGCTTTCCAATGAAAAG GCCGCCCAGGAGAAGATCGccaagcagctgcagcacacTCTGAACGAAGTACAAAGCAAGTTGGACGAAACCAACCGCACTCTGAACGATTTCGATGCCTCCAAGAAGAAGCTGTCGATCGAGAACTCCGATCTGCTGCGCCAGCTGGAGGACGCCGAGTCGCAGGTGTCGCAGCTGAGCAAGATCAAGATCTCGCTCACTCAGCAGCTCGAGGATACCAAGCGTCTTGCCGACGAGGAGGCTCGCGAGCGCGCCACCCTGCTGGGCAAGTTCCGCAACCTGGAGCACGACCTGGACAACCTGCGCGAGCAGGTTGAGGAGGAGGCTGAGGGCAAGGGAGACATCCAGCGCCAGCTCAGCAAGGCCAACGCTGAGGCTCAGCTGTGGCGCAGCAAGTACGAGTCGGAGGGCGTTGCCCGTGCCGAGGAGCTCGAGGAGGCCAAGCGTAAGCTGCAGGCCCGCCTTGCCGAGGCTGAGGAGACCATCGAGTCGCTGAACCAGAAGTGCATTGCACTGGAGAAGACCAAGCAGCGCCTGGCCACCGAGGTCGAGGATCTGCAGCTCGAGGTTGACCGTGCCTCGTCGATTGCCAACGCTGCtgagaagaagcagaaggcgTTCGACAAGATCATTGGAGAATGGAAGCTGAAGGTCGACGATCTGGCCGCCGAGCTGGATGCCTCGCAGAAGGAGTGCCGCAACTACTCGACCGAGCTGTTCCGTCTGAAGGGTGCCTACGAGGAGGGCCAGGAGCAGCTTGAAGCCGTCCGCCGTGAGAACAAGAACTTGGCCGATGAGGTCAAGGATCTGCTGGACCAGATCGGTGAGGGTGGCCGCAACATCCACGAGATCGAGAAGTCGCGCAAGCGCCTGGAGGCCGAGAAGGACGAGCTGCAGGCCGCCCTCGAGGAGGCTGAAGCCGCCCTGGAGCAGGAGGAGAACAAGGTTCTGCGTGCTCAGCTTGAACTGTCTCAGGTCCGTCAAGAAATTGACCGCCGCATCCAGGAGAAGGAAGAAGAGTTCGAGAACACTCGCAAGAACCACCAGCGCGCCCTGGACTCGATGCAGGCTTCCCTGGAGGCCGAAGCCAAGGGCAAGGCCGAGGCTCTGCGTATGAAGAAGAAGCTGGAAGCCGACATCAACGAGCTGGAGATTGCTCTGGATCACGCCAACAAG GCTAACGCTGAGGCCCAGAAGAACATCAAGcgctaccagcagcagctgaaggaCGTCCAGAGCGCCCTGGAGGAGGAACAGCGCGCCCGCGACGATGCCCGCGAGCAGCTGGGTATCTCGGAGCGCCGTGCCAACGCTCTCCAGAACGAACTGGAGGAGTCGCGCACCCTGTTGGAGCAGGCCGACCGTGGCCGTCGCCAGGCCGAGCAGGAGCTCAGCGATGCTCACGAGCAGCTGAACGAAGTGTCCGCCCAGAACGCTTCGATCGCCGCCGCCAAGAGGAAGCTCGAGTCTGAGCTGCAGACCCTGCACTCCGACCTGGATGAGCTGCTGAACGAGGCCAAGAACTCCGAGGAGAAGGCCAAGAAGGCTATGGTTGATGCCGCTCGTCTGGCTGATGAGCTGCGCGCCGAGCAGGACCATGCCCAGACCCAGGAGAAGCTGCGCAAGGCGCTTGAGCAGCAGATCAAGGAGCTGCAGGTCCGCCTGGATGAGGCCGAATCGAATGCCCTGAAGGGAGGCAAGAAGGCTATCCAGAAGCTGGAGCAGCGCGTCCGCGAGCTCGAGTCGGAGCTGGACAGCGAACAGAGACGACATGCCGATGCCCAGAAGAACCTGCGCAAGTCGGAGCGTCGCATCAAGGAGCTGACCTTCCAGTCGGAGGAAGACCGCAAGAACCACGAGCGCATGCAGGATCTGGTTGACAAGCTGCAGCAGAAGATCAAGACTTACAAGAGGCAGATTGAGGAAGCCGAGGAGATCGCCGCCCTCAACTTGGCCAAGTTCCGTAAGGCCCAGCAGGAGCTGGAGGAAGCCGAGGAGCGTGCCGACATTGCCGAACAAGCTGCCACCAAATTCCGCACCAAGGGAGGACGTGCCGGTTCCGTACAGCGTGGTGCTAGCCCAGCA CCCCAGAGACAGCCGTCTGCCATGCCTGCTCTTGCAGGACTGAACCTTCCCACATTCGACGATCACGGTTTCTAA